A region of Sugiyamaella lignohabitans strain CBS 10342 chromosome A, complete sequence DNA encodes the following proteins:
- the RCY1 gene encoding Rcy1p (F-box protein involved in recycling endocytosed proteins; involved in recycling plasma membrane proteins internalized by endocytosis; localized to sites of polarized growth; direct interaction with C-terminal cytoplasmic region of Drs2p plays an important role for Drs2p function in endocytic recycling pathway; GO_component: GO:0005794 - Golgi apparatus [Evidence IDA] [PMID 15537705]; GO_component: GO:0051286 - cell tip [Evidence IEA]; GO_component: GO:0005935 - cellular bud neck [Evidence IEA]; GO_component: GO:0005737 - cytoplasm [Evidence IEA,IEA,IEA]; GO_component: GO:0005768 - endosome [Evidence IDA] [PMID 15537705]; GO_component: GO:0030427 - site of polarized growth [Evidence IDA] [PMID 11287615]; GO_function: GO:0000149 - SNARE binding [Evidence IMP,IPI] [PMID 11287615]; GO_function: GO:0000149 - SNARE binding [Evidence IPI] [PMID 15537705]; GO_process: GO:0034498 - early endosome to Golgi transport [Evidence IMP] [PMID 15537705]; GO_process: GO:0032456 - endocytic recycling [Evidence IMP] [PMID 24272750]; GO_process: GO:0006897 - endocytosis [Evidence IMP] [PMID 10769031]; GO_process: GO:0006897 - endocytosis [Evidence IMP] [PMID 11378903]; GO_process: GO:0006887 - exocytosis [Evidence IEA]; GO_process: GO:0015031 - protein transport [Evidence IEA]; GO_process: GO:0006810 - transport [Evidence IEA]; GO_process: GO:0048278 - vesicle docking [Evidence IEA]), with protein sequence MTSKTFSESRSIPMGTGSFQALVPSRVQKSTLLSGSIFDNSKIVTIIAEYLPVPDLCNLAQVSKICKNAVYAPYLWQQRLENVNVHAGTSSSTNKNSDPLTIFDGFKYNPSDTRSSCLKLYRALGVFYYDLVNNPETSHVFSHAFTDPVDQAKLLGQLKRFSTIDPIQDGYDENISRLNSTIDLFENAALSEFEKGIDESHDADIDSTKLEAVVEHIKKYANVLVTLNGGDSCVQLFIQKHPLIMDQPKIPPLDFLDDSLKLKSQEFQGYLQNICNILNRDSKTIDMIFSNTIAVMTPLFERVLEENIMETVSTIIDSLLHKSKFAFLAAVPEIYSYILVFEDQLEPGINSGDNFKKMVSTSIDDFYSLYIDNYLEKELERFTEYAESEVSKWSREIQDTEEATESFLWSNVTKEKDKTDFLTSFKKVLLMPVSVISSSSGNGNNNNNNNASSTYKSENISTTSLPGTVPPSFSSKLTSAPPSRQSMTSSPVPFRTTQTTPIPPSSELDAMVAVMNSKLESIKTLFSLELAVNIIREGKESIERMGRFVNMGGEGTHAKSQCEAIFIELIHTLGERHVKGGFSKAIQTLNLYDPKQHRKTVTGTEANGEELAAVEPLAIFAELVNIGDLIQQMVHVFFEEELGLRRYVDRNDFLSPSLKAKKKFEQMLDDCVANGLSRGIDVLIDQIDFLFVTVQLGSDYNPIVGLPQNNGFGGGMFGGLGMSGDLGPTTAAQKVVTLLSSHMTLLVGSTEKSVLDVFQQEVGLRFFGSVCKHIKRQVISTDGAINLISDLNYYYSFILGLKQKELVPYFAALKEVGQLFLIDGGDSKALGATLSDMVRFRGVFKPEELLEFVECRKDWTLVRRDVEKVMYGFGIDCVMM encoded by the coding sequence ATGACTTCCAAAACATTCAGCGAGTCTAGATCAATACCAATGGGAACTGGCTCATTTCAGGCGCTTGTTCCTAGCAGGGTACAAAAATCGACATTGCTATCTGGGTCAATATTTGACAACTCCAAGATAGTCACGATAATTGCCGAATACTTGCCAGTTCCTGATTTATGCAATCTAGCACAAGTCTCGAAAATTTGTAAAAATGCTGTATATGCTCCATATTtgtggcagcagcggtTGGAAAATGTGAATGTACATGCTGGTACAAGCAGTAGTACCAATAAAAATTCTGATCCACTTACCATATTCGATGGATTTAAATACAACCCCTCAGACACAAGATCTAGCTGCTTGAAGTTATACAGAGCGTTAGGAGTTTTTTATTATGATTTGGTCAATAATCCAGAGACATCGCATGTTTTTAGTCATGCATTTACAGATCCAGTCGATCAAGCCAAACTTCTCGGTCAATTGAAAAGGTTTTCTACTATTGATCCAATACAGGATGGTTATGATGAGAATATTAGCCGATTAAACTCGACCATCGATTTGTTTGAAAATGCTGCTTTAAGTGAATTTGAAAAGGGAATTGATGAAAGCCATGATGCAGACATTGATTCCACTAAACTTGAGGCAGTTGTCGAACATATCAAGAAATATGCAAATGTTCTAGTTACATTAAATGGAGGCGACTCGTGTGTTCAACTATTTATTCAAAAGCATCCCCTTATTATGGACCAGCCAAAGATACCGCCATTGGACTTTCTAGATGACTCCTTGAAACTGAAATCTCAAGAGTTTCAGGGCTATTTGCAAAATATTTGCAATATTCTCAACAgagattcaaaaacaattgatATGATTTTTTCAAACACAATTGCTGTAATGACACCACTCTTTGAAAGGGTTCTTGAGGAAAATATAATGGAGACTGTATCTACCATCATAGATTCCTTATTGCATAAATCAAAATTCGCCTTCCTGGCTGCCGTTCCTGAAATTTATAGCTATATTTTGGTATTTGAAGATCAACTCGAACCAGGAATTAATAGTGGAGATAATTTTAAAAAGATGGTATCGACTTCTATTGAtgatttttattctttgtACATTGACAATTATCTCGAAAAAGAATTAGAAAGGTTTACCGAATATGCTGAATCGGAGGTTTCGAAATGGAGTCGAGAAATTCAAGACACAGAAGAAGCTACAGAAAGCTTTCTATGGAGCAATGTCACCAAAGAAAAGGACAAGACCGATTTTCTCACATCTTTTAAAAAGGTTTTGCTCATGCCTGTATCTGTGATCTCTTCGTCATCAGGAAACGgcaacaataataacaacaacaatgcATCTTCAACATACAAGTCagaaaatatatcaactACGTCATTGCCTGGGACAGTTCCaccttctttttcatcaAAACTTACTAGTGCTCCGCCATCACGCCAGTCAATGACTTCATCACCAGTGCCGTTCAGAACAACCCAGACTACTCCAATCCCTCCCAGCTCTGAGTTAGATGCGATGGTAGCAGTGATGAATAGTAAACTAGAGTCTATCAAGACGCTGTTTAGTCTTGAGTTGGCTGTGAATATAATCCGAGAAGGCAAGGAATCTATCGAGCGCATGGGCCGATTTGTAAATATGGGAGGAGAAGGTACACATGCAAAGAGCCAATGCGAGgctatatttattgaacTGATTCATACTCTTGGTGAAAGACATGTCAAAGGTGGATTTTCCAAAGCTATTCAGACTCTCAATCTCTATGATCCGAAACAACACAGGAAAACGGTCACGGGCACAGAGGCCAATGGCGAAGAACTTGCGGCCGTTGAACCGCTGGCTATTTTTGCAGAGCTGGTCAATATAGGAGATTTAATCCAACAAATGGTGCATGTATTTTTCGAAGAGGAGCTAGGTCTGAGAAGATATGTCGATAGAAATGATTTTTTGTCTCCGTCATTAAAAGCGAAGAAAAAGTTCGAACAGATGCTGGACGACTGTGTCGCTAATGGCCTCAGTAGGGGTATTGATGTGCTAATTGATCAAATTGATTTTCTATTTGTTACTGTTCAACTTGGCAGTGATTATAATCCAATTGTTGGTTTACCTCAGAATAATGGATTTGGTGGAGGCATGTTTGGTGGACTGGGAATGTCTGGTGACCTAGGACCCACTACAGCGGCCCAGAAAGTCGTGACCCTCTTATCATCTCATATGACTTTACTTGTTGGctcaactgaaaaatctgTTCTTGATGTTTTCCAACAAGAAGTTGGATTGAGGTTTTTTGGGTCGGTGTGTAAGCACATTAAAAGACAGGTGATCTCAACGGACGGAGCCATCAACCTTATCAGTGatttaaattattattacagCTTTATACTGGGattaaaacaaaaagagcTTGTACCGTATTTTGCTGCTTTGAAAGAAGTCGGCCAACTGTTTCTCattgatggtggtgattctAAAGCGCTTGGTGCAACTTTAAGTGACATGGTTAGATTCCGAGGCGTGTTCAAACCTGAAGAGTTGCTGGAGTTTGTGGAATGTCGTAAGGATTGGACATTAGTCCGGAGAGACGTTGAGAAAGTTATGTACGGATTTGGTATAGACTGTGTCATGATGTAA
- the SGD1 gene encoding Sgd1p (Essential nuclear protein; required for biogenesis of the small ribosomal subunit; has a possible role in the osmoregulatory glycerol response; putative homolog of human NOM1 which is implicated in acute myeloid leukemia; GO_component: GO:0097078 - FAl1-SGD1 complex [Evidence IPI] [PMID 21576267]; GO_component: GO:0005730 - nucleolus [Evidence IEA]; GO_component: GO:0005730 - nucleolus [Evidence IDA] [PMID 11042259]; GO_component: GO:0005634 - nucleus [Evidence IEA]; GO_component: GO:0005634 - nucleus [Evidence IDA,ISS] [PMID 11042259]; GO_function: GO:0003723 - RNA binding [Evidence IEA]; GO_function: GO:0003674 - molecular_function [Evidence ND]; GO_process: GO:0006972 - hyperosmotic response [Evidence IGI] [PMID 11042259]; GO_process: GO:0006972 - hyperosmotic response [Evidence IGI] [PMID 12073033]; GO_process: GO:0042274 - ribosomal small subunit biogenesis [Evidence IMP] [PMID 19806183]), with product MSRKRKSADDAEDDYQGIKLPPALLNELSQKGDHDETIHQPSLRRNRVTRATRKENRKLERQKKKNKRSGKPQQEEAPKNAANGAKKFNKKVALPKDDESEGDFDDFDGFKDGSGTDDFDLNEDDFEDLGSEDDSPMSALDTMAALKKMKEKKNSKPLTAADTMAALKAAKEKKTKVDNQVEKVKSNKISKGEKESEVLEDLKSGGDSMSVEETMAALKAAKEGKRKPGEVSDHSKKKRKTESKDSKGTSKKASLTKSKPDRVISERDKFLMAQDEEDIDFYAKKLGLKSYKLGGSKQKKSKDELDDGFDDILGGLDFEKFASGSETEDSENELSDSISLNERDREGERSSDESDDAEDEDDEDEEDEEADEEEEEEQKPKENPYVAPTVSSGKYVPPSKRRLLAQSNDNEAESEELIVLRRQLKGLINRLSESNMGSIINEIEALYQRNPRSHVNSTITTIIIESTSLQGTLLESFLIIHAALVTALYRTMGVEFGAHFVQTLVEEFEKHYKQGGGKEASNLLSLLSEIYTFQLVSCKLMYDFVRLFLQDVNEVNTEFLLKIVRNSGPQLRSDDPSSLKEIIYLLQSAVSKAEPTTINSRTKFLIESITALKNNRQKIANEMSIASTQRMKKFLGTISGLTSEPLQVSLDDIHNINTKGKWWLVGAAYNNNNGSVGNKTTPDVDIDAMNDILDTAEPNWMELAKKQRMNTDVRKAVFVALMTSEDYIDSCDRLQKLRLKSKQEREIPKVILHCCSNEEVYNPFYALVAGKLCGQHSLKKTFQFCLWDFLSELQGDEDSSDEEDGLGKLAKRSEANDKDVLRRVSHLAKFYGAIVAKGDMSLDTLKAVDFLTAVTEIKLFLEIFFISFFEIIGKNAEKGTGSQTKKNGFGNAMFGIRRNEKELAQILIKTKDQTVLRGIQYFQKFVTSSSLLPTKEKQKDRVIWGSSTMSDLVEGLLTH from the coding sequence ATGAGCAGGAAAAGGAAGtctgctgatgatgctgaGGATGATTATCAAGGTATTAAACTGCCACCTGCATTACTAAATGAGCTCAGTCAAAAGGGAGATCATGATGAGACTATTCATCAACCGTCATTACGCCGAAATCGCGTGACCCGAGCGACAAGAAAGGAGAACAGAAAACTTGAaagacagaaaaagaaaaataaaagatcTGGAAAACCTCAACAAGAAGAGGCACCCAAGAATGCTGCTAACGGTGCTAAGAAGTTTAACAAGAAAGTTGCCCTCCCTAAGGACGACGAGTCTGAAGGTGACTTTGATGACTTTGATGGGTTTAAAGATGGATCTGGGActgatgattttgatctAAACGAAGATGACTTTGAAGACCTAGGATCAGAAGATGATAGTCCAATGTCTGCCTTGGACACTATGGCTGCtttaaagaaaatgaaagagaagaaaaatagtAAGCCGTTGACGGCGGCTGATACTATGGCAGCCCTCAAGGCTgctaaagaaaaaaagaccaAGGTTGACAATCAGGTGGAAAAAGTGAAATCTAATAAAATATCCaaaggagaaaaagaatcAGAAGTTCTTGAGGATTTGAAAAGTGGTGGAGATTCAATGTCGGTTGAAGAGACAATGGCTGCATTAAAGGCTGCTAAAGAGGGTAAACGAAAACCAGGTGAAGTTTCGGACCACAGCAAAAAGAAGCGCAAAACTGAATCAAAAGATTCAAAGGGGACCTCAAAGAAAGCGTCTCTTACCAAGTCTAAACCCGATAGAGTTATATCTGAGAGAGATAAATTTCTCATGGCTcaagatgaggaagacaTCGACTTTTATGCTAAGAAGCTTGGTTTGAAATCGTACAAACTAGGTGGTTCTAAGCAGAAAAAGAGTAAAGATGAGCTTGATGATGGATTTGATGATATCTTAGGTggtcttgattttgaaaagtttgCAAGTGGGAGTGAGACGGAGGATAGTGAAAATGAACTTAGCGACAGTATCAGCTTAAATGAGCGAGACCGGGAGGGAGAAAGAAGCTCAGATGAGAGTGATGAtgccgaagatgaagatgatgaggacgaagaggacgaggaggcagacgaagaggaagaagaagaacagaaacCCAAGGAAAACCCATATGTTGCTCCTACAGTATCCTCTGGAAAATATGTCCCACCTTCAAAACGACGACTGTTAGCTCAATCGAACGATAATGAGGCCGAGTCTGAGGAACTTATTGTTCTCCGTAGACAACTAAAGGGTCTGATTAATCGTCTCTCTGAATCTAACATGGGCTCTATCATCAATGAGATTGAAGCTTTATACCAGAGAAATCCTAGATCGCACGTCAACTCTACTATCACTACCATAATCATTGAGAGTACTTCTTTGCAAGGAACTTTATTGGAGTCATTTTTAATTATCCACGCAGCTTTAGTCACCGCCTTGTACCGAACAATGGGTGTGGAGTTTGGAGCTCATTTTGTTCAGACTTTGGTTGAAGAATTCGAAAAACACTATAAGCAAGGAGGTGGTAAAGAAGCATCGAACCTGCTGTCTTTGTTGTCTGAAATTTACACATTTCAACTTGTATCTTGTAAACTAATGTACGATTTTgttcgtttgtttttgcaAGATGTCAATGAAGTCAACACTGAATTCCTGCTTAAAATCGTCAGAAATTCAGGTCCTCAGCTTCGATCTGACGACCCATCGTCGCTGAAagaaattatttatttattacaaaGTGCAGTCTCGAAAGCGGAACCGACAACAATCAACTCGCGTACAAAGTTCTTGATCGAAAGCATTACTGCCTTAAAAAACAATCGTCAAAAAATTGCCAACGAGATGTCTATCGCATCTACTCAAAGAATGAAAAAGTTTCTTGGAACAATCTCTGGTCTTACGTCGGAACCACTCCAGGTCTCACTAGATGATATTCATAATATCAATACCAAAGGAAAGTGGTGGCTAGTGGGTGCTGcgtataataataataatggtTCCGTGGGGAACAAAACAACAcctgatgttgatattgacGCTATGAACGATATTCTAGACACTGCTGAACCGAATTGGATGGAGCTAGCTAAAAAGCAACGCATGAATACAGATGTGCGCAAGGCAGTATTCGTGGCTCTGATGACCAGTGAAGACTACATAGACTCTTGTGACCGTTTACAAAAACTTCGATTAAAAAGTAagcaagaaagagagaTTCCCAAGGTTATTTTACATTGTTGTAGCAATGAAGAGGTATATAATCCATTTTACGCTTTAGTGGCTGGAAAACTTTGTGGACAACATTCTTTAAAGAAGACATTCCAATTTTGTCTGTGGGATTTTCTGAGTGAGCTGCAGGGAGATGAAGATAGCagtgacgaagaagatggaCTTGGCAAACTTGCTAAGCGGTCAGAAGCCAATGATAAAGATGTTCTCAGACGGGTCAGCCATTTAGCAAAGTTTTACGGAGCAATTGTTGCAAAGGGTGATATGAGCTTAGATACCCTTAAGGCTGTGGATTTCCTAACCGCAGTTACAGAAATTAAATTGTTtttggaaatatttttcatttcattttttgaGATTATTGGGAAAAATGCTGAAAAGGGAACAGGTAGCCAGACCAAAAAGAACGGTTTTGGTAATGCCATGTTTGGAATTCgaagaaatgaaaaagagtTGGCACAGATTTTAATCAAAACCAAAGATCAGACAGTTTTGCGAGGAATCCAATATTTCCAGAAATTCGTCACAAGTTCTTCCCTGTTGCCGaccaaagaaaagcaaaagGACAGAGTTATCTGGGGTTCATCCACAATGTCCGATCTTGTTGAGGGTTTGTTGACTCACTAG
- the CAB4 gene encoding putative pantetheine-phosphate adenylyltransferase (Subunit of the CoA-Synthesizing Protein Complex (CoA-SPC); subunits of this complex are: Cab2p, Cab3p, Cab4p, Cab5p, Sis2p and Vhs3p; probable pantetheine-phosphate adenylyltransferase (PPAT); PPAT catalyzes the fourth step in the biosynthesis of coenzyme A from pantothenate; null mutant lethality is complemented by E. coli coaD (encoding PPAT); widely conserved; GO_component: GO:0005737 - cytoplasm [Evidence IEA,IEA]; GO_component: GO:0005737 - cytoplasm [Evidence IDA] [PMID 14690591]; GO_component: GO:0005634 - nucleus [Evidence IEA,IEA]; GO_component: GO:0005634 - nucleus [Evidence IDA] [PMID 14690591]; GO_function: GO:0005524 - ATP binding [Evidence IEA]; GO_function: GO:0003824 - catalytic activity [Evidence IEA]; GO_function: GO:0000166 - nucleotide binding [Evidence IEA]; GO_function: GO:0016779 - nucleotidyltransferase activity [Evidence IEA]; GO_function: GO:0004595 - pantetheine-phosphate adenylyltransferase activity [Evidence IEA]; GO_function: GO:0004595 - pantetheine-phosphate adenylyltransferase activity [Evidence ISS] [PMID 11923312]; GO_function: GO:0016740 - transferase activity [Evidence IEA]; GO_process: GO:0009058 - biosynthetic process [Evidence IEA]; GO_process: GO:0015937 - coenzyme A biosynthetic process [Evidence IEA]; GO_process: GO:0015937 - coenzyme A biosynthetic process [Evidence ISS] [PMID 11923312]; GO_process: GO:0015937 - coenzyme A biosynthetic process [Evidence IGI] [PMID 19266201]) — MLYCSTVALIQGGPASAIPTKYSEFIGKCLHMTMPNGKLDIMVLKTPPTLVEAERTVRCLYDIARKEAARQGITSHKIDVTVLLDGLDIEVNRNQTWEVVAASKFELELPKLLRSLVPDNSDIQLLPVVLLGGGINTGVSLGGTPGGLTTPMNKKYQEIEEMEQKKETDAARHGETLYSRTWEYNVIALGGTFDHLHEGHKLLLTMAGYLARECLIVGITGPELLKNKKYAQAMQSYMERKESVRNFLNYVYPSLDLDIVMINDIYGPTAQVKEIDGLVVSKETAAGGDSVNKLRSEKGWPELVIFEVGLISDSDSGDDSDKVSSTQLRKEEIEQREKREKL, encoded by the coding sequence ATGCTGTATTGTTCGACAGTGGCACTTATTCAGGGAGGCCCGGCGTCGGCTATTCCCACAAAATACTCAGAATTTATTGGAAAATGTCTTCACATGACCATGCCAAATGGCAAACTGGATATCATGGTACTCAAGACACCCCCTACTCTGGTAGAAGCTGAGCGCACTGTTCGGTGCTTGTATGATATCGCCCGTAAAGAGGCAGCTAGACAGGGAATAACGTCTCATAAGATAGATGTCACAGTATTGCTGGATGGCTTAGATATTGAGGTAAACAGAAATCAGACTTGGGAGGTAGTAGCTGCTAGCAAGTTCGAACTAGAACTTCCTAAACTGCTACGGTCTCTGGTACCCGATAATTCTGATATTCAATTACTGCCAGTAGTCCTTTTAGGGGGTGGTATAAATACTGGAGTTTCATTGGGAGGTACACCTGGTGGGCTGACCACTCCGATGAATAAAAAGTATCAGGAGATCGAAGAAATggaacaaaagaaagagactGATGCTGCTCGGCATGGTGAAACCCTGTATTCGCGAACATGGGAATACAATGTGATTGCATTGGGTGGAACATTTGATCATTTGCATGAGGGGCATAAATTACTCCTGACAATGGCTGGATATCTAGCCCGAGAATGTCTTATTGTTGGTATAACAGGACCTGAGttgctgaaaaataaaaagtatGCTCAAGCCATGCAGTCATATATGGAACGGAAAGAGTCGGTGAGAAACTTTTTAAACTACGTATACCCTTCGCTAGATCTTGATATTGTCATGATCAATGATATTTATGGACCAACTGCACAAGTTAAAGAGATTGATGGACTGGTAGTGAGCAAAGAGACGGCAGCTGGTGGGGACTCTGTCAACAAACTAAGATCTGAAAAGGGCTGGCCGGAGTTGGTAATATTTGAAGTGGGCTTGATTTCAGATTCTGATAGCGGCGATGATAGTGATAAGGTCAGTAGTACCCAACTAcgtaaagaagaaatcgaacAGAGGGAAAAGCGGGAGAAGCTATGA